One Plasmodium coatneyi strain Hackeri chromosome 14, complete sequence genomic window carries:
- a CDS encoding SICA antigen, whose product MTYYLWKYFFLGKRRKRHRRAHQVSAPPSLGEQFLAHVEDQADGPHEYTLVKKRRKPRSAPVRRRKRERAARRVGHRTIIDIHLEVLDECQKGDLHSTKEDFFEILVREFMESEFMKEEIIPMKHVPSLDSGFREEDFVSKDDVSKIEVPSSDSGV is encoded by the exons ATGACTTACtacctttggaag tatttcttcctcggtaaaagaagaaaacgtcacAGAAGAGCACATCAAGTGTctgctcctccttccttaggagAACAATTCCTTGCTCATGTGGAAGACCAGGCAGATGgcccacatgaatataccttagtaaaaaaacgcagaaaaccaagatctgctccagtgagaaggaggaaaagggagcGTGCCGCCCGCCGTGTTGGTCACcgcaccattattgatattcatttagaagtcttagacgaatgtcaaaaaggggacctgcattcgacgaaggaagacttttttgaaattttggttcgaGAATTTATGGAGAGCGAATtcatgaaagaagaaattattccTATGAAACATGTtccaagtttagattccgggtttagggaggaagactttgtttcTAAGGATGATGTTTCCAAGAtagaggttccaagttcagattccggggtttag